A single window of Cytobacillus dafuensis DNA harbors:
- a CDS encoding YuzL family protein, whose amino-acid sequence MARRKKEPSKAGVSAASVKGNAGPTVEADGGGKVNSQNNQFKKS is encoded by the coding sequence ATGGCAAGAAGAAAGAAGGAACCTTCTAAAGCTGGGGTTAGTGCAGCAAGTGTAAAGGGCAATGCTGGTCCTACTGTAGAAGCTGACGGTGGCGGGAAAGTGAACAGCCAAAATAATCAATTTAAAAAAAGTTAA
- a CDS encoding IucA/IucC family C-terminal-domain containing protein, translating into MVSFSKSLVQELKEMRLTTEKNESPLSLQVINLLDENRMKEYLDILGSHIEAENYKAAGSIFIKRYAFLAVLYLYTMTSRDEMLSISFEDISIETDVQAEVWLPRFYFSRLESVSAGPNRDLWRKNCIEALFKEHVYPIITCVAKVTRISKLILWENIAIYIYWLYETYFFQAEIEDELLERAKEDFQFIVLQAEGKLFGDYHENPLKRFYKEKTYNERVKKEIRQRNTCCFAYLTKSNKNCSTCPHICNRNGEWKIEV; encoded by the coding sequence TTGGTTAGTTTTTCAAAGTCTCTCGTTCAGGAACTAAAGGAAATGCGGCTAACAACTGAAAAAAATGAATCTCCCCTTTCCCTTCAAGTAATAAATTTGCTAGATGAGAATAGGATGAAGGAATATTTAGATATACTAGGAAGTCATATTGAAGCTGAGAATTATAAGGCAGCAGGCTCTATATTTATAAAAAGATATGCTTTTTTAGCAGTTTTGTATCTATATACAATGACCAGCAGGGATGAAATGCTTTCCATTTCGTTTGAAGATATATCCATTGAGACAGATGTTCAAGCTGAAGTATGGCTTCCACGTTTTTATTTTTCTCGTTTAGAGTCGGTATCGGCAGGACCTAATAGAGATTTGTGGAGAAAAAATTGCATTGAGGCTTTATTTAAAGAGCACGTGTATCCAATCATTACTTGTGTGGCAAAGGTAACAAGGATTTCTAAGCTTATTTTATGGGAGAATATTGCAATATATATTTATTGGTTATATGAGACGTATTTTTTTCAGGCAGAAATAGAAGACGAGCTGCTTGAACGTGCAAAAGAAGATTTTCAATTTATTGTTTTGCAAGCTGAAGGTAAGCTATTTGGTGATTATCACGAAAATCCGCTTAAGCGATTTTATAAAGAAAAAACCTATAATGAAAGAGTTAAAAAAGAAATTAGACAAAGGAATACCTGCTGCTTTGCCTATTTAACGAAAAGCAATAAAAACTGCTCGACCTGTCCACATATCTGTAATAGAAATGGGGAGTGGAAAATTGAAGTTTGA